One genomic window of Branchiostoma floridae strain S238N-H82 chromosome 4, Bfl_VNyyK, whole genome shotgun sequence includes the following:
- the LOC118414149 gene encoding mitochondrial proton/calcium exchanger protein-like isoform X3, translated as MSNLLCSSGVRLRALPVTTHACCGRGIGSKSLHLGQATSRGSRKIRYHLRSDLTPLAPWSVPRPISSSFHGLPDHRKGGHSIGAYSHTTPTLVLVNFSPFGTVPKSVWIRHFHGDVPQQGGKAESKVEQSVKALKEKGKQKAAEPEPPFVTSPGKELVVPRKSLWVRFVEEVKHYYHGFRLLFLDFKVAARLFFKMWKGISLTRREYRQFTRTVADLGRIVPFSLFLIIPMAEFLLPFYVKLFPGLMPSTFEDKKTKDERLRQQLRTRLDTARFLLKTMEELPVETRRRSSGRKSVEDFIQFMDRLRQSGEPAPTEEILKYSKLFEDEMTLDNMEHPSLVALCKLLQLQPIGTNNFLRFQLRMRLRTIKADDKMIQRDGINTLTANELQVACRARGMRALGMSEDRLRFQLSQWLDLHLNEELPTSLLLLSRVLYLPDNLPATDQLQATLSVLPESIEKTARLKIAEAEGAVDNKTKLDVIRAEEEAIQKELEERKAEEMEREEQERKKAEADAQKAAEKEQLVDTAPPVQTEEQTAAETMVDKAPEIKSEKKEEKVLDTDLEEISAALKKLAAEKDTTLTVERDEFNDLKEEYEEFRQQWVVVGTGFQDEKNLRKVASKTGEPISIPKSTRRLKGVVTRMFNRIENTIMELENRKEQVEVQLELDKEKVQLMDVPENTPILDRIETEKECLVTLEELVEVLKKIKNMDTDMAADKKLEHIAEILDDDHDGQIRLNEVNKALHMILEEDIDLSESQLREVVKLLHVEEDLEEEEDRERDRLEKERELWSQQQPREEEKKQN; from the exons atgtcaaatttgctTTGTAGCAGCGGTGTTAGACTGAGAGCGCTTCCGGTCACAACTCACGCATGTTGTGGAAGAG GTATAGGTAGCAAGTCTCTTCATCTTGGACAAGCAACATCAAGAGGATCTAGGAAAATAag GTATCATCTACGGTCAGACCTGACCCCATTGGCTCCTTGGTCTGTACCTCGACCAATCAGCAGCAGCTTTCACGGCTTACCCGACCACAGGAAAGGCGGACACAGTATCGGTGCGTACTCACACACGACTCCAACTCTTGTCCTCGTAAACTTTTCTCCCTTCGGAACTGTTCCCAAGTCCGTGTGGATAAGACACTTTCATGGTGACGTCCCACAGCAAGGCGGAAAAGCAGAGTCTAAAGTAGAACAGTCGGTCAAAGCTTTGAAAGAAAAGGGGAAACAGAAGGCTGCCGAGCCGGAGCCACCGTTTGTCACTTCTCCCGGGAAGGAATTGGTCGTTCCGCGGAAGTCGCTATGGGTGCGGTTCGTGGAGGAGGTGAAGCACTATTATCACGGTTTCCGTCTGCTGTTTCTGGACTTCAAGGTGGCCGCGAGACTCTTCTTCAAGATGTGGAAAGGAATTTCCCTGACACGCAGGGAGTACAGACAG TTCACTCGCACAGTGGCAGACCTGGGGCGGATCGTACCATTCTCCCTGTTCCTGATCATTCCCATGGCGGAGTTCCTCCTACCCTTCTATGTCAAGCTCTTCCCAGGCCTCATGCCGTCCACTTTTGAAGACAAAAAGACGAAG GATGAAAGGTTGCGCCAGCAGCTGCGTACTCGCCTGGACACAGCGCGCTTTCTGCTGAAGACGATGGAAGAGTTACCCGTAGAGACGCGGAGGCGGAGCTCGGGCAGGAAGTCTGTGGAGGACTTCATACAGTTCATGGACAGG CTGCGTCAGAGTGGTGAGCCTGCCCCTACTGAGGAGATCCTGAAGTACTCCAAGCTGTTTGAGGATGAGATGACACTAGACAACATGGAGCACCCATCCCTGGTGGCACTGTGTAAGCTCCTACAGCTCCAGCCAATAGGAACCAACAACTTCCTGCGCTTCCAGCTCAGGATGAGGCTCAGGACGATAAAGGCAGATGACAAG ATGATCCAGAGAGATGGCATCAACACCCTGACAGCCAATGAGCTGCAGGTGGCGTGCCGTGCGCGGGGGATGCGAGCCCTGGGGATGTCTGAGGACCGGCTGAGGTTCCAGCTGTCCCAGTGGCTGGACCTGCACCTGAACGAGGAGCTACCCACGTCCCTCCTGCTGCTGTCCCGTGTGCTGTACCTCCCCGATAACCTGCCAGCTACAGACCAGCTGCAGGCCACGCTGTCCGTCCTGCCAGAGTCCATT GAAAAAACAGCTCGGTTGAAGATCGCGGAAGCGGAGGGCGCGGTGGACAACAAGACAAAGCTGGATGTGATCCGTGCTGAGGAGGAGGCCATTCAAAAGGAGCTGGAGGAGAGGAAGGCTgaggagatggagagagaggagCAGGAGAGGAAAAAG GCAGAGGCCGATGCCCAGAAGGCTGCTGAGAAGGAACAGCTGGTGGACACAGCGCCCCCTGTCCAGACTGAAGAGCAAACTGCAGCTGAGACCATGGTGGACAAGGCTCCCGAAATCAAATCAGAGAag AAGGAAGAGAAAGTCCTGGACACAGATCTCGAGGAGATCTCGGCTGCCCTGAAGAAGCTGGCAGCTGAGAAGGACACGACCTTGACTGTGGAGAGAGATGAGTTCAACGACCTGAAGGAAGAGTATGAGGAATTCAGACAG CAGTGGGTGGTGGTGGGCACAGGTTTCCAG GACGAGAAGAACCTGCGTAAAGTGGCGTCCAAGACGGGAGAGCCAATCAGCATCCCCAAGTCCACCCGCCGGCTGAAGGGCGTCGTGACGCGGATGTTCAACCGCATCGAGAACACCATCATGGAACTGGAGAACAGGAAGGAGCAG GTGGAGGTCCAGTTGGAGCTGGATAAAGAGAAGGTACAGCTGATGGATGTACCAGAGAACACACCCATTCTGGACAGGATAGAGACAGAGAA GGAGTGTCTGGTCACCTTAGAGGAGCTGGTGGAAGTCTTGAAGAAGATCAAGAACATGGACACAGACATGGCAGCCGACAAGAAGCTGGAGCACATCGCTGAGATCCTGGATGATGACCATGACGGACAGATCCGCTTGAACGAAGTGAACAAG GCGTTGCATATGATCCTGGAGGAGGACATTGACCTGTCGGAGTCGCAGCTGAGGGAGGTGGTGAAGCTGCTCCATGTGGAGGAGGatctggaggaggaggaggacagGGAGAGGGACAGGCTGGAGAAGGAGCGGGAACTGTGGTCTCAGCAGCAGCCTcgggaagaagagaagaagcaGAACTAA
- the LOC118414149 gene encoding mitochondrial proton/calcium exchanger protein-like isoform X2: MSNLLCSSGVRLRALPVTTHACCGRGIGSKSLHLGQATSRGSRKIRYHLRSDLTPLAPWSVPRPISSSFHGLPDHRKGGHSIGAYSHTTPTLVLVNFSPFGTVPKSVWIRHFHGDVPQQGGKAESKVEQSVKALKEKGKQKAAEPEPPFVTSPGKELVVPRKSLWVRFVEEVKHYYHGFRLLFLDFKVAARLFFKMWKGISLTRREYRQFTRTVADLGRIVPFSLFLIIPMAEFLLPFYVKLFPGLMPSTFEDKKTKDERLRQQLRTRLDTARFLLKTMEELPVETRRRSSGRKSVEDFIQFMDRLRQSGEPAPTEEILKYSKLFEDEMTLDNMEHPSLVALCKLLQLQPIGTNNFLRFQLRMRLRTIKADDKMIQRDGINTLTANELQVACRARGMRALGMSEDRLRFQLSQWLDLHLNEELPTSLLLLSRVLYLPDNLPATDQLQATLSVLPESIEKTARLKIAEAEGAVDNKTKLDVIRAEEEAIQKELEERKAEEMEREEQERKKAEADAQKAAEKEQLVDTAPPVQTEEQTAAETMVDKAPEIKSEKKEEKVLDTDLEEISAALKKLAAEKDTTLTVERDEFNDLKEEYEEFRQDEKNLRKVASKTGEPISIPKSTRRLKGVVTRMFNRIENTIMELENRKEQVEVQLELDKEKVQLMDVPENTPILDRIETEKCWTSPTCTANHKHTRECLVTLEELVEVLKKIKNMDTDMAADKKLEHIAEILDDDHDGQIRLNEVNKALHMILEEDIDLSESQLREVVKLLHVEEDLEEEEDRERDRLEKERELWSQQQPREEEKKQN; this comes from the exons atgtcaaatttgctTTGTAGCAGCGGTGTTAGACTGAGAGCGCTTCCGGTCACAACTCACGCATGTTGTGGAAGAG GTATAGGTAGCAAGTCTCTTCATCTTGGACAAGCAACATCAAGAGGATCTAGGAAAATAag GTATCATCTACGGTCAGACCTGACCCCATTGGCTCCTTGGTCTGTACCTCGACCAATCAGCAGCAGCTTTCACGGCTTACCCGACCACAGGAAAGGCGGACACAGTATCGGTGCGTACTCACACACGACTCCAACTCTTGTCCTCGTAAACTTTTCTCCCTTCGGAACTGTTCCCAAGTCCGTGTGGATAAGACACTTTCATGGTGACGTCCCACAGCAAGGCGGAAAAGCAGAGTCTAAAGTAGAACAGTCGGTCAAAGCTTTGAAAGAAAAGGGGAAACAGAAGGCTGCCGAGCCGGAGCCACCGTTTGTCACTTCTCCCGGGAAGGAATTGGTCGTTCCGCGGAAGTCGCTATGGGTGCGGTTCGTGGAGGAGGTGAAGCACTATTATCACGGTTTCCGTCTGCTGTTTCTGGACTTCAAGGTGGCCGCGAGACTCTTCTTCAAGATGTGGAAAGGAATTTCCCTGACACGCAGGGAGTACAGACAG TTCACTCGCACAGTGGCAGACCTGGGGCGGATCGTACCATTCTCCCTGTTCCTGATCATTCCCATGGCGGAGTTCCTCCTACCCTTCTATGTCAAGCTCTTCCCAGGCCTCATGCCGTCCACTTTTGAAGACAAAAAGACGAAG GATGAAAGGTTGCGCCAGCAGCTGCGTACTCGCCTGGACACAGCGCGCTTTCTGCTGAAGACGATGGAAGAGTTACCCGTAGAGACGCGGAGGCGGAGCTCGGGCAGGAAGTCTGTGGAGGACTTCATACAGTTCATGGACAGG CTGCGTCAGAGTGGTGAGCCTGCCCCTACTGAGGAGATCCTGAAGTACTCCAAGCTGTTTGAGGATGAGATGACACTAGACAACATGGAGCACCCATCCCTGGTGGCACTGTGTAAGCTCCTACAGCTCCAGCCAATAGGAACCAACAACTTCCTGCGCTTCCAGCTCAGGATGAGGCTCAGGACGATAAAGGCAGATGACAAG ATGATCCAGAGAGATGGCATCAACACCCTGACAGCCAATGAGCTGCAGGTGGCGTGCCGTGCGCGGGGGATGCGAGCCCTGGGGATGTCTGAGGACCGGCTGAGGTTCCAGCTGTCCCAGTGGCTGGACCTGCACCTGAACGAGGAGCTACCCACGTCCCTCCTGCTGCTGTCCCGTGTGCTGTACCTCCCCGATAACCTGCCAGCTACAGACCAGCTGCAGGCCACGCTGTCCGTCCTGCCAGAGTCCATT GAAAAAACAGCTCGGTTGAAGATCGCGGAAGCGGAGGGCGCGGTGGACAACAAGACAAAGCTGGATGTGATCCGTGCTGAGGAGGAGGCCATTCAAAAGGAGCTGGAGGAGAGGAAGGCTgaggagatggagagagaggagCAGGAGAGGAAAAAG GCAGAGGCCGATGCCCAGAAGGCTGCTGAGAAGGAACAGCTGGTGGACACAGCGCCCCCTGTCCAGACTGAAGAGCAAACTGCAGCTGAGACCATGGTGGACAAGGCTCCCGAAATCAAATCAGAGAag AAGGAAGAGAAAGTCCTGGACACAGATCTCGAGGAGATCTCGGCTGCCCTGAAGAAGCTGGCAGCTGAGAAGGACACGACCTTGACTGTGGAGAGAGATGAGTTCAACGACCTGAAGGAAGAGTATGAGGAATTCAGACAG GACGAGAAGAACCTGCGTAAAGTGGCGTCCAAGACGGGAGAGCCAATCAGCATCCCCAAGTCCACCCGCCGGCTGAAGGGCGTCGTGACGCGGATGTTCAACCGCATCGAGAACACCATCATGGAACTGGAGAACAGGAAGGAGCAG GTGGAGGTCCAGTTGGAGCTGGATAAAGAGAAGGTACAGCTGATGGATGTACCAGAGAACACACCCATTCTGGACAGGATAGAGACAGAGAA GTGCTGGACCAGCCCTACATGTACTGCTAACCACAAGCACACCAG GGAGTGTCTGGTCACCTTAGAGGAGCTGGTGGAAGTCTTGAAGAAGATCAAGAACATGGACACAGACATGGCAGCCGACAAGAAGCTGGAGCACATCGCTGAGATCCTGGATGATGACCATGACGGACAGATCCGCTTGAACGAAGTGAACAAG GCGTTGCATATGATCCTGGAGGAGGACATTGACCTGTCGGAGTCGCAGCTGAGGGAGGTGGTGAAGCTGCTCCATGTGGAGGAGGatctggaggaggaggaggacagGGAGAGGGACAGGCTGGAGAAGGAGCGGGAACTGTGGTCTCAGCAGCAGCCTcgggaagaagagaagaagcaGAACTAA
- the LOC118414149 gene encoding mitochondrial proton/calcium exchanger protein-like isoform X1, translating to MSNLLCSSGVRLRALPVTTHACCGRGIGSKSLHLGQATSRGSRKIRYHLRSDLTPLAPWSVPRPISSSFHGLPDHRKGGHSIGAYSHTTPTLVLVNFSPFGTVPKSVWIRHFHGDVPQQGGKAESKVEQSVKALKEKGKQKAAEPEPPFVTSPGKELVVPRKSLWVRFVEEVKHYYHGFRLLFLDFKVAARLFFKMWKGISLTRREYRQFTRTVADLGRIVPFSLFLIIPMAEFLLPFYVKLFPGLMPSTFEDKKTKDERLRQQLRTRLDTARFLLKTMEELPVETRRRSSGRKSVEDFIQFMDRLRQSGEPAPTEEILKYSKLFEDEMTLDNMEHPSLVALCKLLQLQPIGTNNFLRFQLRMRLRTIKADDKMIQRDGINTLTANELQVACRARGMRALGMSEDRLRFQLSQWLDLHLNEELPTSLLLLSRVLYLPDNLPATDQLQATLSVLPESIEKTARLKIAEAEGAVDNKTKLDVIRAEEEAIQKELEERKAEEMEREEQERKKAEADAQKAAEKEQLVDTAPPVQTEEQTAAETMVDKAPEIKSEKKEEKVLDTDLEEISAALKKLAAEKDTTLTVERDEFNDLKEEYEEFRQQWVVVGTGFQDEKNLRKVASKTGEPISIPKSTRRLKGVVTRMFNRIENTIMELENRKEQVEVQLELDKEKVQLMDVPENTPILDRIETEKCWTSPTCTANHKHTRECLVTLEELVEVLKKIKNMDTDMAADKKLEHIAEILDDDHDGQIRLNEVNKALHMILEEDIDLSESQLREVVKLLHVEEDLEEEEDRERDRLEKERELWSQQQPREEEKKQN from the exons atgtcaaatttgctTTGTAGCAGCGGTGTTAGACTGAGAGCGCTTCCGGTCACAACTCACGCATGTTGTGGAAGAG GTATAGGTAGCAAGTCTCTTCATCTTGGACAAGCAACATCAAGAGGATCTAGGAAAATAag GTATCATCTACGGTCAGACCTGACCCCATTGGCTCCTTGGTCTGTACCTCGACCAATCAGCAGCAGCTTTCACGGCTTACCCGACCACAGGAAAGGCGGACACAGTATCGGTGCGTACTCACACACGACTCCAACTCTTGTCCTCGTAAACTTTTCTCCCTTCGGAACTGTTCCCAAGTCCGTGTGGATAAGACACTTTCATGGTGACGTCCCACAGCAAGGCGGAAAAGCAGAGTCTAAAGTAGAACAGTCGGTCAAAGCTTTGAAAGAAAAGGGGAAACAGAAGGCTGCCGAGCCGGAGCCACCGTTTGTCACTTCTCCCGGGAAGGAATTGGTCGTTCCGCGGAAGTCGCTATGGGTGCGGTTCGTGGAGGAGGTGAAGCACTATTATCACGGTTTCCGTCTGCTGTTTCTGGACTTCAAGGTGGCCGCGAGACTCTTCTTCAAGATGTGGAAAGGAATTTCCCTGACACGCAGGGAGTACAGACAG TTCACTCGCACAGTGGCAGACCTGGGGCGGATCGTACCATTCTCCCTGTTCCTGATCATTCCCATGGCGGAGTTCCTCCTACCCTTCTATGTCAAGCTCTTCCCAGGCCTCATGCCGTCCACTTTTGAAGACAAAAAGACGAAG GATGAAAGGTTGCGCCAGCAGCTGCGTACTCGCCTGGACACAGCGCGCTTTCTGCTGAAGACGATGGAAGAGTTACCCGTAGAGACGCGGAGGCGGAGCTCGGGCAGGAAGTCTGTGGAGGACTTCATACAGTTCATGGACAGG CTGCGTCAGAGTGGTGAGCCTGCCCCTACTGAGGAGATCCTGAAGTACTCCAAGCTGTTTGAGGATGAGATGACACTAGACAACATGGAGCACCCATCCCTGGTGGCACTGTGTAAGCTCCTACAGCTCCAGCCAATAGGAACCAACAACTTCCTGCGCTTCCAGCTCAGGATGAGGCTCAGGACGATAAAGGCAGATGACAAG ATGATCCAGAGAGATGGCATCAACACCCTGACAGCCAATGAGCTGCAGGTGGCGTGCCGTGCGCGGGGGATGCGAGCCCTGGGGATGTCTGAGGACCGGCTGAGGTTCCAGCTGTCCCAGTGGCTGGACCTGCACCTGAACGAGGAGCTACCCACGTCCCTCCTGCTGCTGTCCCGTGTGCTGTACCTCCCCGATAACCTGCCAGCTACAGACCAGCTGCAGGCCACGCTGTCCGTCCTGCCAGAGTCCATT GAAAAAACAGCTCGGTTGAAGATCGCGGAAGCGGAGGGCGCGGTGGACAACAAGACAAAGCTGGATGTGATCCGTGCTGAGGAGGAGGCCATTCAAAAGGAGCTGGAGGAGAGGAAGGCTgaggagatggagagagaggagCAGGAGAGGAAAAAG GCAGAGGCCGATGCCCAGAAGGCTGCTGAGAAGGAACAGCTGGTGGACACAGCGCCCCCTGTCCAGACTGAAGAGCAAACTGCAGCTGAGACCATGGTGGACAAGGCTCCCGAAATCAAATCAGAGAag AAGGAAGAGAAAGTCCTGGACACAGATCTCGAGGAGATCTCGGCTGCCCTGAAGAAGCTGGCAGCTGAGAAGGACACGACCTTGACTGTGGAGAGAGATGAGTTCAACGACCTGAAGGAAGAGTATGAGGAATTCAGACAG CAGTGGGTGGTGGTGGGCACAGGTTTCCAG GACGAGAAGAACCTGCGTAAAGTGGCGTCCAAGACGGGAGAGCCAATCAGCATCCCCAAGTCCACCCGCCGGCTGAAGGGCGTCGTGACGCGGATGTTCAACCGCATCGAGAACACCATCATGGAACTGGAGAACAGGAAGGAGCAG GTGGAGGTCCAGTTGGAGCTGGATAAAGAGAAGGTACAGCTGATGGATGTACCAGAGAACACACCCATTCTGGACAGGATAGAGACAGAGAA GTGCTGGACCAGCCCTACATGTACTGCTAACCACAAGCACACCAG GGAGTGTCTGGTCACCTTAGAGGAGCTGGTGGAAGTCTTGAAGAAGATCAAGAACATGGACACAGACATGGCAGCCGACAAGAAGCTGGAGCACATCGCTGAGATCCTGGATGATGACCATGACGGACAGATCCGCTTGAACGAAGTGAACAAG GCGTTGCATATGATCCTGGAGGAGGACATTGACCTGTCGGAGTCGCAGCTGAGGGAGGTGGTGAAGCTGCTCCATGTGGAGGAGGatctggaggaggaggaggacagGGAGAGGGACAGGCTGGAGAAGGAGCGGGAACTGTGGTCTCAGCAGCAGCCTcgggaagaagagaagaagcaGAACTAA